The following are from one region of the Roseobacter fucihabitans genome:
- a CDS encoding single-stranded DNA-binding protein yields MAGSVNKVILIGNLGRDPEVRSFQNGGKVCNLRIATSETWKDRNSGERKERTEWHSVAIFQEGLVRIAEQYLRKGSKVYIEGQLQTRKWQDQSGQDRYSTEVVLQGYGGTLTMLDGRDGGGSGGNYGGNDGGGSMGYDDRGGGGGGSSSGGGNQAPSRDLDDEIPF; encoded by the coding sequence ATGGCAGGCTCAGTCAACAAAGTAATTCTCATCGGCAATCTGGGGCGTGACCCGGAGGTCCGCAGCTTTCAGAACGGTGGCAAAGTGTGCAACCTACGCATTGCGACCTCTGAGACCTGGAAAGACCGCAATAGCGGCGAGCGCAAAGAGCGCACGGAATGGCATTCGGTGGCGATCTTCCAGGAAGGGCTCGTGCGCATCGCCGAGCAATACCTGCGCAAAGGCTCCAAGGTCTATATCGAAGGCCAGCTTCAGACCCGCAAGTGGCAGGACCAATCCGGTCAGGACCGCTATTCCACCGAAGTCGTGCTGCAAGGCTACGGCGGCACGCTGACCATGCTGGATGGTCGCGACGGCGGCGGTAGCGGTGGCAATTATGGTGGTAACGACGGCGGTGGCTCGATGGGGTATGACGACCGCGGCGGTGGCGGCGGGGGCAGCAGTTCGGGTGGCGGCAACCAGGCCCCTTCGCGCGATCTGGACGATGAAATCCCGTTCTGA
- a CDS encoding GNAT family N-acetyltransferase: protein MKSRSDEPAVRPLTPADRHDLVSLYDALTLGPKTARPKQIAEIMAHPGTSVFGAEVDARVVAMATLHVLPNATFGGRPYALIENVATEQAFRLRGLGRHVMQAAINTAWDQNAYKIMLMTGQKRGAQGFYQALGFDSEDKFAMVLRRP, encoded by the coding sequence ATGAAATCCCGTTCTGATGAACCGGCAGTCCGGCCGCTGACCCCGGCGGACCGGCACGATCTCGTTTCACTCTACGATGCGCTGACGCTTGGGCCGAAAACGGCCCGGCCCAAACAAATCGCTGAAATCATGGCGCATCCGGGCACCTCGGTTTTCGGGGCTGAGGTTGACGCGCGTGTGGTCGCAATGGCCACACTGCACGTTCTGCCGAACGCGACCTTTGGCGGGCGGCCCTATGCGCTGATCGAAAACGTGGCGACTGAGCAGGCCTTCCGCCTGCGCGGGCTTGGACGCCACGTCATGCAGGCCGCAATCAACACGGCCTGGGACCAGAATGCGTATAAAATCATGCTGATGACCGGCCAGAAACGCGGCGCGCAGGGCTTCTATCAGGCGCTGGGATTTGACAGCGAGGATAAATTCGCCATGGTCCTGCGACGCCCCTAG
- the aroB gene encoding 3-dehydroquinate synthase produces the protein MLETVNVDLPGRAYEVRIGPGLVAVAGAHIAPLLSRPKVAILTDETVAALHLETLKAGMAAEGITAQALALPAGEATKSWAPLERAVGWLLDQRVERGDIVIAFGGGVIGDLAGFAAAILRRGVRFVQIPTSLLAQVDSSVGGKTGINAAQGKNLIGAFHQPSLVLADTSVLGTLTARDFLAGYGEVVKYGLLGDAAFFDWLEAQGPALAAGDMAARVEAVRWSVQMKADIVTRDEKEHGDRALLNLGHTFGHALEAATGYSDRLLHGEGVAVGCALAFELSARLGLCSQEDPSRVRAHLRGMDMKTDIADIPGDLPDAEGLLHLMGQDKKVEQGRLRFILSRGIGEAFITSDVPGDAVRDVLHDALRARP, from the coding sequence ATGCTTGAAACCGTAAACGTTGATTTACCGGGGCGCGCCTATGAGGTGCGCATCGGGCCGGGTCTTGTCGCTGTGGCGGGCGCACATATCGCGCCGCTTCTTTCCCGTCCCAAGGTTGCGATCCTGACCGATGAGACGGTGGCGGCTCTGCATCTTGAAACGCTGAAGGCGGGTATGGCGGCCGAAGGGATCACGGCGCAGGCTTTGGCGCTCCCCGCAGGCGAGGCGACCAAATCATGGGCACCGCTGGAACGTGCCGTGGGGTGGTTGCTGGATCAACGCGTCGAGCGCGGCGATATTGTGATTGCCTTTGGCGGCGGTGTCATCGGCGATCTGGCGGGATTTGCCGCCGCCATTTTGCGGCGCGGCGTGCGGTTTGTGCAGATCCCCACATCGCTTTTGGCGCAGGTGGACAGTTCTGTTGGCGGCAAGACCGGCATCAACGCAGCGCAGGGTAAAAACCTGATCGGGGCCTTCCATCAACCCTCGCTGGTGCTGGCGGATACAAGCGTTTTGGGAACGCTGACCGCGCGCGATTTTCTTGCCGGTTACGGCGAAGTGGTGAAATACGGCTTGCTGGGGGATGCGGCATTTTTCGACTGGCTGGAAGCGCAAGGGCCGGCACTGGCGGCGGGGGATATGGCCGCACGCGTCGAGGCTGTACGCTGGTCGGTGCAGATGAAGGCCGATATCGTCACCCGTGATGAAAAGGAACACGGGGACCGCGCGCTTTTGAACCTTGGCCACACTTTCGGACATGCGCTGGAAGCGGCCACGGGATATTCGGACCGGTTGCTGCACGGTGAAGGCGTGGCCGTGGGCTGCGCGCTGGCTTTTGAACTTTCGGCGCGTTTGGGGCTTTGTTCACAGGAAGATCCCAGCCGCGTGCGGGCGCATCTCAGGGGCATGGACATGAAAACCGATATCGCCGATATCCCCGGCGATCTGCCGGATGCGGAAGGTCTGTTGCATCTGATGGGGCAGGACAAGAAGGTCGAGCAAGGCCGGTTGCGGTTTATCCTGTCGCGCGGCATCGGTGAGGCATTCATCACGTCGGATGTGCCGGGGGACGCGGTCCGTGACGTGTTGCACGACGCCCTGCGCGCGCGACCCTAG
- a CDS encoding shikimate kinase: MSEIQQSVANEAQTRPYVLKKTVVMVGMMGAGKTAVGRTLAQLLNVSFLDSDLEIEAAANMSVPEIFARDGEAFFRARETEVIHRLLQDRKCVLSTGGGAFLSPENRANISHSGVAVWLDAELELLWSRVRHRDTRPLLQTADPKATLAELYAKRVPEYAKADLRVSCAPPVSLENMAKRVASVLLTRPDVLEGPDA; encoded by the coding sequence ATGAGCGAAATTCAGCAATCCGTGGCCAATGAGGCCCAGACGCGCCCATATGTGCTGAAAAAAACCGTTGTGATGGTTGGAATGATGGGGGCGGGCAAGACCGCCGTGGGGCGTACGCTGGCGCAATTGCTGAATGTGAGCTTTCTTGATTCGGATTTGGAGATCGAAGCGGCGGCCAATATGAGCGTGCCGGAAATTTTCGCCCGTGACGGGGAGGCGTTTTTCCGCGCGCGCGAAACTGAGGTCATCCACCGGCTTTTGCAGGATCGCAAATGTGTGCTCTCCACGGGGGGCGGGGCGTTTTTGTCACCCGAGAACCGCGCCAATATTTCGCACAGCGGTGTTGCGGTGTGGCTGGATGCGGAACTGGAGTTGTTGTGGAGCCGTGTGCGTCACCGCGACACGCGCCCGCTTTTGCAAACCGCTGATCCCAAAGCGACCCTCGCGGAACTTTATGCCAAGCGCGTGCCGGAATATGCCAAGGCCGATTTGCGCGTGTCCTGTGCGCCGCCGGTATCGCTTGAGAATATGGCGAAACGTGTGGCGTCGGTTTTATTGACGCGACCAGATGTCTTGGAAGGCCCGGATGCTTGA
- a CDS encoding site-specific tyrosine recombinase XerD translates to MARTHWISAFLEAQAAELGAARNTLLAYGRDLKDFESWLARQDNGFETVGKQDVETYLVYCDAQGLSKATRARRLSAIKQLYRFAFEEGWRNDNPAIQISGPGRDKRLPKTLSEAEVDRLLEAARASARKAADRVRNTCLMELLYATGMRVSELVGLPVSAARGDPRMLLIIGKGGKERMVPLSPPAREALAAWLKLRDAKDDARRATGKPPSKYLFASGSAAGHLTRHRFYLLIKEFAVAAGVSPGKVTPHTLRHAFATHLLANGADLRSIQTLLGHADVATTEIYTHVLEARLSDLVLTHHPLANDAPRKARGKTSSDGQ, encoded by the coding sequence ATGGCCCGCACCCATTGGATTTCCGCCTTTCTGGAGGCGCAGGCCGCAGAGTTGGGGGCCGCGCGCAACACGCTTTTGGCCTATGGCCGCGACTTGAAGGACTTCGAAAGCTGGCTGGCGCGACAGGACAACGGTTTTGAGACCGTTGGCAAGCAAGACGTTGAAACCTATCTTGTGTATTGCGATGCCCAAGGACTGTCCAAAGCCACCCGCGCCCGCCGCCTGTCAGCGATCAAACAGCTGTACCGCTTTGCTTTTGAGGAAGGCTGGCGCAACGACAATCCGGCAATCCAAATCTCGGGCCCCGGACGTGACAAGCGTCTGCCCAAGACGCTGTCGGAGGCGGAGGTTGATCGCCTTCTGGAGGCCGCGCGCGCCTCGGCGCGCAAGGCGGCGGACCGGGTGCGCAACACCTGCCTGATGGAGTTGCTCTATGCGACCGGCATGCGTGTTTCTGAACTGGTCGGCCTGCCGGTCAGCGCCGCGCGGGGCGATCCGCGCATGTTGCTGATCATCGGCAAGGGGGGCAAGGAGCGTATGGTGCCGCTGTCCCCGCCTGCGCGTGAAGCCCTCGCGGCCTGGCTAAAACTGCGCGACGCGAAAGATGACGCACGCCGCGCGACGGGCAAACCGCCTTCAAAATACCTCTTTGCCTCCGGGTCTGCGGCGGGTCACCTCACGCGGCACCGCTTTTATCTGTTGATCAAGGAGTTTGCCGTGGCCGCCGGCGTCTCGCCCGGCAAAGTCACACCGCATACATTGCGCCATGCCTTTGCCACCCATCTGCTGGCCAATGGGGCTGATCTGCGCTCCATCCAGACATTGCTGGGCCACGCCGATGTGGCAACGACGGAAATCTATACCCATGTGCTGGAAGCGCGACTGTCAGACCTGGTGCTGACCCATCACCCGCTGGCCAATGATGCCCCCCGCAAGGCCAGGGGCAAAACATCCTCAGACGGCCAGTAA
- a CDS encoding metallophosphoesterase has protein sequence MHCDLGIINGPLLLFGGPYSNLQALEAVLATARVRTIPEHNMICTGDVVAYCAGALATADMLRASGAAVVAGNCEKQLGQGAQDCGCGFEEGSTCDLLSMGWYTFARSQLDDTTRKWMRECPDIISFHHQGARYAVIHGGVTEIARFIWPTDPEAVFMQEWQALESAIGPVDHVIAGHCGLAFVKDTSRGRWINPGVIGMPAHDGSMQTRYGILEQGAVQLHALEYDVEAAVREMRAAGLTQGYERALRSGYWPSEDVLPLALRGASLASG, from the coding sequence ATGCATTGTGATCTGGGCATAATCAACGGGCCATTGTTGCTGTTTGGAGGGCCTTATTCGAACCTTCAGGCGCTGGAGGCGGTTTTGGCCACGGCTCGCGTCCGTACGATCCCGGAGCATAACATGATCTGTACCGGGGATGTTGTGGCCTATTGTGCGGGGGCGCTGGCGACGGCGGATATGTTGCGCGCCAGTGGTGCTGCGGTGGTAGCCGGGAATTGCGAAAAGCAACTGGGGCAGGGGGCGCAGGATTGCGGCTGCGGGTTTGAGGAGGGCAGCACCTGTGATCTGCTGAGCATGGGGTGGTATACCTTTGCTCGCTCACAATTGGATGACACCACGCGTAAATGGATGCGGGAGTGTCCCGACATTATCAGCTTTCATCATCAGGGTGCGCGATATGCGGTGATCCACGGCGGCGTCACAGAAATCGCGCGCTTCATATGGCCCACCGACCCGGAGGCGGTGTTCATGCAGGAATGGCAGGCCCTTGAGAGCGCAATCGGTCCGGTGGATCATGTGATCGCAGGGCATTGTGGGTTGGCATTCGTAAAGGATACGTCGCGCGGGCGCTGGATCAATCCCGGTGTGATCGGGATGCCCGCGCATGATGGCAGCATGCAGACACGCTACGGAATTCTGGAACAGGGGGCGGTGCAGCTCCACGCTTTGGAATATGATGTCGAGGCGGCGGTGCGGGAGATGCGCGCGGCCGGGTTGACGCAGGGGTATGAGCGGGCTTTGCGCAGCGGTTACTGGCCGTCTGAGGATGTTTTGCCCCTGGCCTTGCGGGGGGCATCATTGGCCAGCGGGTGA